In Planctomycetaceae bacterium, the following are encoded in one genomic region:
- a CDS encoding PKD domain-containing protein, with protein sequence MPTIRLRHLTTAVRRMFSEWTVRRRGSRRILAGVRATPGAAMRSEGLESRVLLAGTPLVVDGYAGNSTVQEWGLTESFLSTTRDYLLDSQNFGDSGVVDVEFVIGAGVDTAGSADPGGDLAAVLQNTDIFFSGLATNLTQPERDELLSFVTNGGALIATTDSPAVSIAGLFGVFHGSSPPGPAVTSQITNFLHPVSAGPFGLVTSFEQFGAVSSYSNLGTLATEIGANNRGTSLAVIEPGAVAPGSGPVILVTDTDVFTDPGVFGATNPGGGAVVNSTLIRNVFAYAAGVATAGGPQTEVSLDADGNLVITDTNGGDSDDSLIIRSDVTNGEYLVTDFNNLLFSGIPGATAGPATTIRIPFSAVTGSRIIVNTLGGDDSLTVDRSLGEFTKTIIYNGGEQATAAGDSLVLTDAGGAVATTVTHTFSGADSAGAGTGFDGSVDIDGAVITYTGLEPIDDQVSAQHRIFNYGSTPDDVTLDDIGIADDGRVRLSSAGTSESVDFVVPTMSLTINGGDNDDEIRVVGIDDQFDGELNIDGQEGSDIVDVDLFEPPGGQLITGSSPAVLFVMDVSGSTTGGSGSLFQGDPVGDLNGDGQANTILDAEIAAFIALNQDLIARGVGDVANVGVVTYSGGGNTPTGGTVLNDMDLSVSGVQVATSPLANSNGGFPDVEEVLRSARANGQTNYEAAFRKAIEFFNALGTAPGEGTVVFLSDGDPTQALSGGNPEIAFLDEVAQLRNNLGINLRAFGVGNGASLEHLVNIDPGASIFTTTNELLAAVGGLDLRSINVSDSGTVPTDVDTVSVNGTDTADTLRATPGLIEMTIPNRWLVHHDGFESVQINTGDGDDSLLLETDAIPEDGLTYNAGGSADNDTLDVTGGTFLAAVHTLVSATDGSIRYSTDSTTSMIAFTGLEPVVDSTTVNSRVFEFSDADDTILLSDDGVTSNGFSFIDSDDSDFAQQTTFRNPLARLAVNSGDGIDSISVRGLDSTFAADLVIGEASAVEDVRFDVLPTETQGGDVMVTAGSLSVATEINSGGGDISLVADSVTGSGDLTSVGGSVSVLAQSGDVELSSIDSSGAFTGGAVSVTVGAAQQMFLSSIDTNGITGGLITLNGGGQVTSAIVGNGSLIKAGFGTLELRGDNTYSGTTTITEGTLSLIDLSGSNIALSSAIHVAAAATLDATGLGAETLVLVPGQVLTGDGTIAGGLLARGGSVVSAGSSPGVLTILGDLEFASGSFATIEIGGPVAGTGAGFHDQLNVIGTVTISQSAVLTVVAFDDGTGSSYVPTVGAQFLLIDNDGSLDAVNPGIDDEGFNHLAEGDVFSTNFLGSGRPATISYRGGDGNDVVLLTNSPPVASAGGPYSVPEGGMTVLDASGSSDLEDSTASLDFLWDLDGDGIFGETGADAANGDEVGMTPTFDAANLDGPDTVTVTLIVTDSSGETDVASATVTVDNVAPQNVSAGDDQTVSAGDIVSLSGSFNDPGIADTHAQTWTVVSSGGQVVATGDGSTISFQPTQHGTYTATYTVEDDDGGVASDEVVVTVENQAPVIETLESDASSLLEKSDDGTVTIIGSYSDSGLPDTHTVLVDWGDGSAVEEVTVDQQTRTFEGTHEYANGGIYSVTVTVVDDGDLSSAPESVSSVVTGVGVVDGTLYIIGTNDDDNVKLRVNERKDELKIDAKFGRTRDHHGCRDRGSHGRRHGRSNDGSDRIRMTLVASEIERVVAFLCDGDDTYDGGSNDDGDRGGCGGSQPVADINIRQIVFGGDGDDRLSGGRWNDALFGGAGDDDVNGEKGHDILVGGDGRDRLNGGRGDDLLIGGRVDNDFQDVSVIDDIDAAMTEWAGGNLADAMQFLGTVVDDDERDHLFGGHGDDSLIGGSRDRLRQ encoded by the coding sequence CGATGCGTTCGGAGGGTCTGGAATCTCGCGTGTTGCTGGCAGGAACGCCGCTGGTCGTCGATGGCTATGCGGGGAACTCAACGGTCCAGGAATGGGGATTGACGGAATCGTTCTTGTCGACGACGCGAGACTATCTGCTGGATTCGCAGAACTTCGGCGACAGCGGAGTTGTCGACGTGGAATTCGTGATCGGAGCGGGAGTCGACACAGCCGGCTCCGCGGACCCCGGCGGCGATCTGGCGGCTGTGCTGCAAAACACAGACATCTTCTTCAGCGGGCTGGCGACGAATCTCACGCAGCCCGAACGCGACGAACTGCTGTCCTTCGTGACGAACGGAGGAGCCCTGATCGCGACGACGGACTCCCCGGCAGTGAGCATTGCGGGTCTGTTTGGAGTCTTCCACGGCAGTTCGCCTCCCGGTCCCGCGGTGACCAGTCAGATCACGAACTTTCTTCATCCGGTGTCCGCTGGTCCGTTCGGACTTGTTACGTCGTTTGAACAATTTGGTGCCGTTTCCAGCTATTCGAACCTTGGTACTCTGGCCACGGAAATCGGCGCCAACAATCGAGGCACCAGTCTGGCCGTGATTGAACCGGGAGCCGTCGCACCGGGCTCCGGCCCTGTGATTCTGGTTACGGACACGGATGTGTTTACGGATCCGGGAGTATTCGGGGCGACGAATCCGGGCGGCGGTGCGGTCGTCAATTCGACGCTGATTCGAAATGTGTTTGCTTACGCGGCCGGCGTTGCAACGGCCGGAGGACCGCAAACGGAAGTGTCGCTGGATGCTGACGGAAACCTGGTGATCACAGATACTAATGGAGGAGACTCCGATGACTCACTGATCATCCGGTCGGACGTCACGAACGGTGAGTATCTTGTCACTGACTTCAACAATCTGCTGTTTTCCGGCATCCCCGGTGCCACAGCGGGGCCGGCCACGACGATCCGGATTCCGTTTTCCGCCGTCACGGGCAGCCGGATCATTGTCAATACACTCGGTGGCGATGACTCTCTGACGGTCGACCGGTCGCTGGGCGAGTTCACAAAGACGATCATCTACAACGGCGGCGAACAGGCAACCGCTGCCGGTGATTCGCTGGTACTGACCGACGCGGGCGGTGCTGTTGCCACGACGGTGACTCACACTTTCAGCGGAGCCGACAGTGCAGGAGCGGGCACGGGATTCGACGGATCGGTGGACATCGATGGAGCCGTCATCACGTACACGGGGCTGGAACCGATCGACGATCAGGTTTCGGCTCAGCACCGAATCTTCAACTACGGTTCCACTCCGGATGACGTGACTCTGGACGACATCGGAATCGCCGATGACGGGCGAGTGCGGCTTTCCAGCGCGGGAACCAGCGAGTCCGTTGACTTTGTTGTGCCGACAATGTCGCTGACCATCAACGGCGGTGACAATGACGACGAGATTCGTGTTGTCGGGATTGACGATCAGTTTGACGGTGAACTGAACATCGACGGACAGGAAGGCTCCGACATTGTGGACGTCGACCTGTTTGAGCCTCCCGGCGGCCAGCTCATCACCGGCAGCTCACCGGCCGTCCTGTTTGTGATGGACGTGTCGGGCAGCACGACCGGCGGTTCCGGCAGCCTGTTTCAGGGCGATCCGGTGGGAGATCTGAACGGCGACGGCCAGGCGAACACGATTCTGGACGCGGAAATTGCGGCCTTCATCGCACTCAACCAGGACCTGATTGCGCGCGGCGTCGGCGACGTGGCGAACGTCGGTGTGGTGACTTACTCCGGCGGAGGAAACACGCCGACCGGCGGAACGGTGCTGAACGACATGGATCTGTCGGTGTCGGGCGTGCAGGTTGCAACTTCACCGCTGGCGAATTCCAATGGCGGCTTTCCGGATGTCGAAGAGGTGCTGCGAAGTGCTCGAGCCAACGGGCAGACGAATTATGAAGCAGCATTTCGCAAAGCCATCGAATTCTTCAATGCCCTTGGTACCGCTCCCGGCGAAGGCACGGTGGTCTTTCTGTCGGACGGTGACCCGACTCAGGCACTCAGCGGCGGCAATCCCGAAATCGCGTTTCTGGACGAAGTCGCGCAACTCCGGAACAACCTGGGCATCAATCTGCGGGCGTTCGGAGTCGGCAACGGGGCGTCGCTGGAACACCTTGTGAACATTGACCCCGGTGCCAGCATTTTCACGACGACGAATGAACTGCTGGCCGCCGTCGGCGGACTCGACCTGCGATCGATCAATGTCAGCGATTCCGGAACCGTGCCGACCGACGTCGACACCGTGTCCGTCAACGGCACCGACACGGCGGACACGCTGCGAGCAACGCCGGGGCTGATTGAAATGACGATCCCGAACCGGTGGCTGGTTCACCACGACGGATTCGAAAGCGTGCAGATCAACACCGGCGATGGCGATGACTCGCTGCTGCTTGAAACAGATGCAATTCCCGAAGACGGTCTGACGTACAACGCCGGAGGATCCGCTGACAATGACACTCTGGATGTCACCGGTGGTACGTTTCTCGCAGCCGTTCACACACTTGTCAGCGCCACTGACGGAAGCATCCGGTACAGCACGGATTCCACCACGTCCATGATTGCGTTTACCGGCCTGGAGCCCGTCGTCGACAGCACGACCGTCAACAGCCGAGTGTTTGAGTTCTCAGACGCTGACGACACGATTCTGCTGTCCGACGACGGCGTCACAAGTAACGGCTTCTCTTTCATCGATTCGGACGATTCCGATTTCGCTCAGCAGACGACGTTTCGCAATCCACTGGCGCGACTGGCGGTGAACAGCGGTGACGGCATTGATTCGATCAGCGTTCGGGGGCTCGATTCGACATTCGCCGCTGATCTGGTGATCGGTGAGGCCTCCGCCGTGGAAGACGTGCGGTTCGATGTTCTCCCGACGGAAACTCAGGGCGGCGATGTGATGGTGACGGCGGGCTCGCTTTCCGTTGCGACGGAGATCAATTCGGGCGGCGGTGACATTTCGCTGGTCGCGGATTCGGTGACGGGCAGCGGAGACCTGACGTCTGTCGGTGGCAGCGTAAGCGTTCTGGCACAATCCGGCGACGTGGAACTGAGCAGCATCGACAGCAGTGGCGCATTCACGGGCGGGGCTGTCAGCGTCACGGTCGGGGCAGCACAGCAAATGTTTCTTTCGTCAATCGACACCAACGGCATCACCGGCGGCCTGATCACACTTAACGGCGGCGGACAGGTGACATCAGCCATCGTCGGCAACGGGTCGTTGATCAAGGCCGGATTCGGCACGCTGGAACTTCGAGGCGACAACACATATTCGGGGACGACAACGATCACCGAAGGGACGCTGTCGCTGATCGATCTGAGCGGAAGCAACATCGCCCTTTCGTCAGCAATCCATGTCGCAGCGGCAGCAACTCTGGATGCCACCGGGCTTGGCGCGGAGACGCTGGTTCTGGTACCGGGGCAGGTTCTCACCGGTGACGGAACGATCGCCGGCGGGCTCCTGGCAAGAGGCGGGAGCGTCGTGTCCGCGGGCAGCAGTCCCGGAGTTCTCACGATTCTCGGCGATCTGGAATTTGCCTCGGGGTCGTTTGCAACGATCGAGATCGGCGGGCCCGTTGCCGGTACAGGAGCCGGCTTCCATGACCAGCTTAACGTGATCGGCACCGTTACGATTTCGCAGAGCGCGGTCCTGACTGTCGTGGCATTCGATGACGGCACCGGTTCCAGCTACGTACCGACCGTGGGCGCGCAGTTCCTGCTGATCGACAACGATGGATCTCTCGACGCGGTCAATCCGGGAATCGACGACGAGGGATTCAATCATCTGGCTGAAGGGGACGTGTTCAGCACGAACTTCCTGGGTTCCGGCCGGCCGGCAACCATCAGCTACCGCGGCGGCGATGGAAACGACGTGGTGCTTCTGACGAACTCTCCCCCGGTCGCCAGCGCGGGCGGACCGTATTCGGTGCCCGAAGGCGGGATGACGGTTCTTGATGCGTCCGGCAGCAGCGATCTGGAAGATTCAACGGCGTCGCTGGATTTCCTGTGGGATCTGGACGGTGACGGCATCTTCGGGGAGACAGGTGCTGATGCCGCAAACGGTGACGAAGTCGGAATGACGCCGACGTTTGACGCGGCGAACCTGGACGGCCCGGACACGGTGACCGTCACGTTGATTGTGACCGACAGTTCCGGAGAGACCGACGTGGCCTCCGCCACGGTTACTGTCGACAATGTCGCTCCGCAGAACGTCAGCGCCGGCGACGACCAGACGGTTTCCGCAGGCGACATCGTCAGCCTGTCCGGCAGTTTCAACGATCCGGGAATCGCTGATACACACGCTCAAACGTGGACCGTGGTCAGCAGCGGCGGCCAGGTCGTGGCCACCGGCGATGGCAGCACCATCAGCTTCCAGCCGACGCAGCACGGAACTTACACGGCGACGTATACGGTGGAAGACGATGACGGCGGAGTCGCATCGGACGAGGTCGTCGTCACGGTCGAAAACCAGGCACCGGTGATCGAAACGCTCGAAAGTGATGCCTCGTCGCTGCTCGAAAAATCGGATGACGGCACAGTGACCATTATCGGGTCGTATTCCGATTCCGGATTGCCGGACACTCATACGGTGCTGGTGGACTGGGGCGACGGAAGCGCCGTCGAAGAAGTGACCGTCGACCAGCAGACCCGCACGTTCGAAGGGACGCACGAATATGCGAACGGCGGCATCTATTCCGTGACCGTCACTGTCGTTGACGACGGTGACCTGTCGTCGGCTCCGGAATCCGTCAGTTCCGTTGTCACGGGTGTCGGCGTTGTCGACGGAACGCTGTACATCATCGGCACGAACGACGACGACAACGTCAAGCTTCGAGTCAACGAACGAAAAGATGAACTGAAGATCGACGCGAAGTTTGGCCGCACACGCGACCACCACGGCTGTCGCGATCGTGGTTCACACGGCCGCAGGCATGGCCGTTCGAACGACGGATCGGATCGGATTCGCATGACGCTGGTGGCTTCGGAAATTGAGCGAGTGGTCGCGTTCCTCTGCGACGGTGACGACACGTACGACGGCGGCTCGAACGATGACGGCGACCGCGGCGGGTGTGGCGGCTCGCAGCCGGTCGCCGACATCAACATTCGGCAAATCGTCTTTGGAGGCGACGGTGACGACAGGCTGAGCGGTGGCAGGTGGAATGATGCTCTGTTTGGCGGCGCCGGCGACGACGATGTGAACGGCGAAAAAGGTCACGACATCCTTGTCGGAGGCGACGGCCGTGATCGGCTGAACGGCGGCCGCGGTGATGACCTGCTGATCGGTGGTCGCGTTGACAACGACTTCCAGGACGTGTCGGTCATTGACGACATTGATGCCGCGATGACCGAATGGGCCGGCGGCAATCTCGCTGACGCGATGCAGTTTCTGGGGACCGTCGTCGATGATGACGAGCGAGACCATCTGTTCGGCGGGCACGGCGATGATTCGCTCATCGGTGGAAGCCGCGATCGACTGCGGCAATGA
- a CDS encoding sigma-70 family RNA polymerase sigma factor, with protein MSHDETELLDRLHAGDVNVLGDLLTLYRSRLKAMVQLRLDRRVQGRVDASDVIQDACLEAATRVQEFVDKKPMTFFLWLRYLVGEQMITQHRRHLGAAKRDARREISLFNRLPEASTALLAARLIGSLTAPSEAAVRAENRLEVEEALNSMSELDREIIALRHFEQLSRFETAQVLGIQESACSKRYVRAMQRLGDVLKAANT; from the coding sequence ATGTCGCACGACGAAACCGAGTTGCTGGATCGACTGCACGCCGGCGATGTCAACGTCCTGGGCGATCTGCTGACGTTGTATCGGTCTCGCCTGAAGGCCATGGTGCAACTGCGACTTGACCGCCGCGTTCAGGGCCGTGTTGACGCGTCCGACGTCATTCAGGATGCGTGCCTGGAAGCGGCCACGCGAGTTCAGGAATTCGTCGACAAGAAGCCAATGACCTTCTTTCTTTGGTTACGATATCTGGTCGGCGAACAGATGATTACGCAGCACCGCAGGCATCTGGGAGCCGCCAAGCGCGACGCGCGACGCGAGATTTCACTGTTCAACCGCCTGCCCGAAGCCAGTACGGCATTGCTGGCCGCTCGACTGATCGGTTCACTGACGGCGCCCAGCGAAGCGGCGGTCCGCGCGGAGAATCGGCTGGAAGTCGAAGAAGCACTGAATTCCATGAGCGAACTGGATCGGGAAATCATCGCCCTGCGGCACTTCGAACAGTTGTCGCGGTTTGAAACCGCGCAGGTTCTGGGGATTCAGGAATCCGCCTGCAGCAAACGTTATGTTCGTGCCATGCAGCGGCTGGGAGACGTGCTGAAGGCAGCGAACACATGA
- a CDS encoding protein kinase — MSSADSSAHAVLLDNIADEFAKRQRAGEDPDVEEYVQRHPKLEAEIRQILGTLCRIEIARPETFGAGDCKPLSGADGAELTQLGDYRILREIGRGGMGVVFEAEQVSLGRRVALKALPNASQLDPRQFARFQLEARATARLEHPNIVPVHGVGEDNNLHYFTMQFIDGPGLGEVLNEVRLLRDQHVPSADSDISVVARTLCSGELSSSEAAVQDKPNAAHDGPAGETRGTRLPDGRRADSTVNLAASDTLVNLSGTSAGLLGAKYFHNVARIGIQIANALEFAHGHGILHRDVKPSNILLDLRGKAWITDFGLAKAEDAADVTHSGDIVGTLRYMAPERFEGWADRRSDVYSLGLTLYELATLQPAFGTGDRAQLIQNIRDAAPPMPRTIDARIPPDLETIILTAIHAEPAQRYRTAGLLAEDLERFLAGQPIRARRTSPLEKARLWTRRNPVVASLLATLILVLATGFATSTWYWHQAAVRAAALEVSERTATQYSRIATRNSADAEDARTAAVQQRDVALSKARDLRAAVDQLFTAIADDPALKTVALEKFRRGMLERANDYYDQFHAETPDDPALGFEHAQLTYKLAQMNRELGDLRTAKRLFSGVIDDADRSGETNPAMFALAYKCRLMVAECSWKLGEHDDQLSRLIQTSDRFVERHSPETAAKFLTECAHMAMNVRRVSVAWNLSNRAEELWSTIEPVPAMQRQHDLRVALHLTTRSRLALEIDEFNEARSAAGRAADLLKPYGPSDLVSATIADMDYLTAIAWSREGRYVESTEYLRKAIGIVSEMQQAHPDVQSHRTKLMDLNYHLALDLHRQSAHDDALALLTIVLRDLEEAEDQFEDVPVTQKLLRGDVLNLLGGVHSALGHFSEQGRFTQAAIETLEPLRGDDSNLQILVSLGNAWIHQADFLGNTDAEFDDRLAAFENATGILESVLTAEPADSQARQHLARAYMAQGLMFVDADQRQAAAEQFDKAIDLNAGTASDQARTHRAQMLTDRE, encoded by the coding sequence ATGTCATCCGCCGATTCCTCCGCGCACGCTGTTCTGCTGGACAACATTGCCGACGAATTCGCAAAGCGTCAGCGAGCCGGCGAGGACCCCGACGTCGAAGAATACGTGCAGCGGCATCCGAAACTGGAAGCGGAAATCCGGCAGATCCTGGGAACGCTGTGCCGCATTGAGATCGCGCGGCCGGAAACATTCGGCGCCGGTGATTGCAAACCGCTGTCCGGCGCGGACGGAGCGGAACTCACGCAACTCGGCGACTACCGCATTCTTCGGGAGATCGGCCGCGGCGGTATGGGAGTGGTCTTCGAAGCCGAACAGGTTTCGCTTGGCCGGCGAGTCGCGCTGAAAGCTCTGCCGAATGCGTCACAGCTCGACCCGCGGCAGTTTGCCCGCTTTCAGCTTGAAGCCCGCGCGACGGCAAGGCTGGAGCATCCCAATATCGTACCGGTTCATGGTGTCGGTGAAGACAACAACCTGCACTACTTCACAATGCAGTTCATCGACGGACCGGGACTCGGGGAAGTTCTGAACGAAGTGCGTCTGCTGCGAGACCAGCATGTTCCGTCCGCCGATTCCGACATTTCGGTCGTCGCGCGAACTCTGTGCAGCGGCGAACTTTCGTCATCCGAAGCCGCGGTTCAGGACAAACCGAACGCCGCGCATGACGGTCCCGCCGGTGAAACGCGCGGCACGCGGCTGCCGGACGGCAGGCGAGCCGACTCGACGGTCAACCTGGCCGCCTCGGACACCCTGGTGAATCTTTCGGGCACGTCTGCCGGGCTGCTGGGGGCCAAATACTTTCACAACGTCGCCCGCATCGGAATTCAGATCGCGAACGCGCTGGAGTTCGCGCATGGTCACGGAATTCTTCATCGCGACGTGAAGCCGTCCAACATCCTGCTGGACCTGCGCGGCAAGGCGTGGATCACGGACTTCGGTCTGGCGAAGGCCGAAGACGCCGCCGACGTCACTCACAGCGGAGACATTGTCGGTACGCTGCGGTATATGGCTCCGGAACGTTTCGAAGGCTGGGCCGATCGTCGCAGCGATGTGTATTCGCTGGGGCTGACACTGTATGAACTGGCGACCCTGCAGCCGGCGTTCGGCACAGGCGATCGCGCTCAACTGATTCAGAACATTCGCGACGCAGCGCCGCCGATGCCTCGTACCATCGATGCTCGCATTCCGCCGGATCTGGAAACCATCATCCTGACCGCCATTCATGCGGAGCCGGCTCAGCGCTATCGCACGGCCGGGCTGCTGGCGGAAGACCTGGAACGATTTCTTGCGGGCCAGCCGATTCGAGCCCGGCGGACATCGCCGCTGGAAAAGGCCAGACTGTGGACGCGCCGAAATCCCGTCGTCGCGTCTCTGCTGGCGACACTGATTCTGGTCCTGGCGACGGGATTCGCAACGTCGACCTGGTACTGGCACCAGGCTGCCGTGCGAGCCGCCGCGCTGGAAGTTTCCGAACGCACGGCGACTCAGTATTCCAGGATCGCCACACGGAATTCGGCCGATGCCGAAGACGCCCGAACGGCCGCCGTTCAGCAGCGCGACGTCGCTCTGTCCAAGGCGCGCGACCTGCGGGCCGCCGTCGATCAACTGTTCACCGCGATCGCCGACGATCCGGCCCTGAAGACAGTGGCCCTGGAAAAATTCCGGCGTGGAATGCTGGAACGTGCGAATGACTACTACGACCAGTTTCATGCCGAAACGCCGGACGACCCCGCGCTCGGCTTCGAACACGCGCAGCTGACGTACAAGCTGGCTCAGATGAACCGCGAACTCGGCGACCTCAGAACCGCGAAGCGATTGTTCTCCGGCGTGATCGACGACGCGGACCGTTCCGGTGAAACGAACCCGGCAATGTTCGCCCTGGCCTACAAATGCCGGCTGATGGTCGCCGAATGCAGTTGGAAGCTTGGAGAACACGACGACCAGCTCAGTCGTCTGATTCAGACTTCCGACCGATTCGTCGAACGCCACTCACCGGAAACCGCAGCAAAGTTCCTGACCGAATGTGCTCACATGGCCATGAACGTCCGCCGAGTGTCCGTCGCCTGGAACCTTTCCAATCGCGCTGAGGAACTGTGGAGCACCATCGAACCGGTCCCCGCGATGCAGCGCCAGCATGACCTGCGTGTCGCGCTGCACCTGACGACTCGCAGCCGCCTGGCTCTGGAAATAGACGAATTCAACGAAGCTCGCAGCGCTGCCGGCCGCGCGGCTGACCTGCTGAAACCATACGGACCCAGCGATCTGGTCAGTGCCACGATCGCTGACATGGACTACCTGACAGCCATCGCCTGGTCGCGCGAAGGGCGCTATGTGGAATCGACGGAATACCTTCGGAAAGCGATCGGTATTGTTTCCGAGATGCAGCAGGCGCATCCGGATGTCCAGAGCCACCGCACAAAGTTGATGGACCTGAACTATCACCTGGCGCTGGATCTGCATCGCCAGTCAGCACACGATGACGCCCTGGCGCTGCTGACGATCGTGCTGCGGGATCTGGAGGAAGCCGAGGACCAGTTTGAAGACGTCCCGGTGACTCAGAAACTTCTTCGGGGCGACGTTTTGAACCTGCTGGGCGGCGTCCATTCGGCCCTGGGCCACTTTTCCGAACAGGGTCGCTTCACGCAGGCCGCCATCGAAACTCTTGAGCCGCTTCGTGGCGATGACTCCAATCTGCAGATTCTTGTTTCGCTGGGTAACGCGTGGATTCACCAGGCGGATTTCCTGGGCAACACCGATGCCGAATTTGACGATCGTCTCGCCGCTTTCGAAAACGCAACCGGAATCCTGGAAAGCGTTTTGACCGCGGAGCCTGCTGACAGCCAGGCACGGCAGCACCTGGCTCGTGCTTACATGGCACAGGGCCTGATGTTCGTGGACGCCGACCAGCGGCAGGCCGCCGCGGAGCAGTTCGACAAGGCCATCGATCTGAACGCGGGCACGGCGTCCGACCAGGCTCGCACCCACAGAGCTCAAATGCTGACCGACCGTGAATAG
- a CDS encoding TadE/TadG family type IV pilus assembly protein, translating into MLRSTAIQCRNSSTHRPAAFQSSRTGAAVVEFAIIIPIFLILVLGIIEFGRAMSVGQMVTNASREGCRQAILDGSSSTAVEAYVDNFLSGALGVTAADVTVTCFVNGAAADVSTAEESDTIRVRVSVPFDRVSLVQADYLAGKTLVGETTMRHE; encoded by the coding sequence ATGTTGAGATCAACTGCCATCCAATGCCGGAACAGTAGCACTCACAGGCCAGCGGCGTTCCAATCGTCGCGTACCGGCGCCGCGGTTGTTGAGTTCGCCATCATCATTCCAATCTTCCTGATTCTTGTGCTGGGTATCATTGAGTTTGGTCGGGCGATGTCCGTCGGTCAGATGGTGACCAATGCATCCCGCGAAGGCTGCCGGCAGGCGATCCTCGACGGCAGTTCCTCAACTGCGGTCGAAGCCTACGTGGATAACTTCCTCTCCGGCGCACTCGGAGTAACCGCCGCGGATGTCACCGTGACCTGCTTCGTCAACGGCGCGGCAGCAGACGTCAGCACCGCGGAGGAATCTGACACGATCAGAGTTCGTGTCTCCGTGCCGTTCGACCGTGTGAGCCTGGTACAGGCGGATTATCTGGCGGGCAAAACGCTGGTTGGTGAAACCACCATGCGGCATGAATAG
- a CDS encoding VWA domain-containing protein, translating to MQTIYQFLPKRRGAVALLATFLLVVVLIFTAFATDLGFVMVRKTELQAAVDAAAMAGVMDLRGDQATVEAAVDQYLIHNEFDPNETGITRTIEYGVWDEQAGTFSPGTFGAANAMRLQVVHAALPSLFGRVMGISSYTTSAESTVVLANGPPRDIVLVLDVSGSMNASMSNGFSRIENTITATNSMVANLSDEDRLGLVVYSWSDTLRNDMQKTGKLETQMDFDHTQALNVVNTLTAGHYTSGTNIGGGYRAALDVFLNDPSPRDATEPELVKVVVILTDGQVNMAEPYPSPDDGPTGTLPPGPYNKNDYVDWIAMQQWANTLKARGIKVYAIKLHGTADSDFSDTASLPDSYDGTYFFHIAHGSEDTSNLLDTYRKIGVGQSGPKIVR from the coding sequence GTGCAGACAATCTACCAATTCCTGCCGAAGCGTCGTGGTGCCGTCGCACTGCTGGCGACGTTTCTTCTTGTTGTTGTGCTGATCTTCACGGCTTTCGCTACCGACCTGGGCTTCGTTATGGTCCGAAAGACCGAACTCCAGGCCGCCGTGGACGCGGCAGCCATGGCCGGCGTCATGGACCTGAGGGGCGATCAGGCGACCGTTGAGGCGGCTGTTGACCAGTACCTGATCCACAATGAATTTGACCCGAATGAAACCGGGATTACCCGGACGATTGAATACGGAGTGTGGGACGAACAGGCGGGAACTTTCTCACCAGGCACTTTCGGTGCCGCTAATGCCATGCGGCTGCAGGTGGTCCACGCGGCTTTACCGTCGCTGTTTGGTCGAGTAATGGGCATCAGTTCCTATACGACATCGGCTGAATCCACGGTCGTCCTGGCAAATGGCCCACCCAGAGACATTGTCCTTGTCCTGGACGTCTCCGGGTCGATGAACGCCAGCATGTCGAATGGCTTCAGCCGTATCGAAAACACCATCACTGCCACGAACTCGATGGTCGCAAACCTCAGCGACGAAGACCGCCTTGGACTGGTCGTCTATTCCTGGAGCGACACACTGCGCAATGATATGCAGAAGACGGGGAAGCTGGAAACTCAGATGGATTTCGACCATACGCAGGCACTGAACGTCGTCAACACTCTGACTGCCGGCCACTATACCAGCGGAACCAATATCGGCGGCGGATATCGCGCGGCTCTGGATGTGTTCCTGAACGATCCTTCTCCCCGGGATGCCACGGAACCGGAACTGGTCAAGGTTGTCGTCATTCTGACGGACGGACAGGTCAATATGGCGGAACCCTACCCGTCTCCGGACGACGGACCCACCGGAACGCTGCCTCCGGGTCCGTACAACAAGAACGACTATGTCGACTGGATTGCCATGCAGCAGTGGGCGAACACTCTGAAGGCCCGCGGGATCAAGGTGTATGCCATCAAACTGCATGGCACCGCGGACAGTGACTTTTCGGACACGGCGTCACTTCCGGATTCCTATGACGGCACCTATTTCTTCCATATTGCTCACGGAAGCGAAGATACCTCAAACCTGCTGGACACATATCGGAAGATCGGCGTGGGCCAGAGTGGCCCGAAGATAGTCCGCTGA